The nucleotide window TGTTGGTTGATGAACCTCGATGATATTTGTTTCAGTTTCTGccgttatatttttctatacaaGTTCTTGATAATATCCTTATTCGCGATTCGTACTTTCAAATCAACTTATTACTTACAACTGCACGACAAGCAGTCAGGTACCTATTTTACTTGTGCGCGTACACAGATATTATCGtgtcgatatatatatatatatatactgtcttaattttttttaacaattttaatcaattccGTTTATCATCGAACCACTCAACTACAGTTTTATTTACTTCCTAATCTgtttttccattcaatttttaactcTCGTACGCCGCACTTCTGCATACACTAAACCGTTCGACCATCTATGAACACCCCGCGCACTCTATGGACGCAAGATATGTATATCTCTTATAGCCTTTGCTGCAACAGAGCCGATCGTAGATATGCAatgttgcaaatattttttaaccgcTTAAGGTACGAAGTGTGCAGCGGACGTATATAgtggaaaatttattccgtTTCAAAGTCCCCGACGAGCTGCTTAAAACTCGGGGAAAACACTACTGAACCACTCAATGATCATTAGCCACGAAGCAGCTaaggtggtggtggtggtggtggtagtgGTGGCGGCGGTGGTGGTAGTGGTGGTGGCGGTAGCAGTGGTGGTAGTAGTGGCAAAATAACGCTGTAGCCACAGTTTTTGACCACGGATTACATTGTTTCATTGAAATGCGCTTCGTCTTGGCTCATTCGAAGCATTGCCGCACTGGCGCTGCTCGGTGTCAATAGTTGAAGTAATTTGATATAGAAATCGTTACTGCGCCGATATGCGTACAGGGTGATTCACAAGAACCTGCTAGAGAGTTAATGTTCCAATCACcttgattttaattaaattcatttgcAAGACGCGAGTATTATTTACGTCTAATCATTTATTCatcaataaatttgaaatcagtGACTCTCAGGACCGTCGGAAGTTCGCtggattcgttttttttttctttgctatATTTTAccgcgttatatgtataatatattcttATGATCTTGATGCAACGATCCTCGTTTCGGCATATTACCGGAAAACACTCAAACGGACAATTATGTAATCCGTTTGGTTATGCAATCGACGTGTGTAATACGGACGAAGCAATACGGAAGCGAATTGAACATTCACTGGCACGGTGCGTCGGTAAGGTAGGGAGTATTGCTGAAATACAATCGTAGTTTCACATATCTTTCGCATATATACGAATTCTATGATTAACAATCGTGTaaaaacgattatttttctcttaaaATTTAACTTTTCGAATAGTTTAACTTCTCGTTAGTTTGCATTCCgtgtaattatttcattacttGACCTGCATATTCATTCGTTAATAACTCATTGTTCCGCGTGCTGCGTGTGCAATGGATAAGAGAAGCGCGCACGGCGCGCCAAGTTTTATACAATAGTTTGGCAGCCGTTTGAATTCTATATAATAACGGCAGGTGTAACGTGAAATTAGAAGGTCGTAATTAGCTGTTATCTACCGATGTAGGTATGTTGTACcgttttattcgtttattttaaaTCGAACGCATGCCTGAGAGCCGCCAACTGTACTACTGAATACCgttgaaaattggaataaattcaattatacgCAAACGCGTAAAGATAGATGAGTGATGAAGacggattaaaaaataaaaaacgtaaaaatttctccacgTGTCGACGGTTACAAAACGCGGAGTTTGTTTTAAAATACAAGTATACACAGCGTTTAGTCTGGTAGTGACCTTATTTctttacgtatattttttttttcctttttgccaaaaaaaatttttaaaaataaagaaaaatctcaTCGTGCATCCGCACGGGCCCAAACAGAATATCACCGTGTTTCACCGCCCCTGTTGGAGGATATGTTATAAACGTTGGTATAATTTGTAGAGATACCTTGAGTGAAAGTATCAAGCTGcgagaatatatatatatatatatatatatatatatatacacacacacacacacacacatacgaatatttttttattttctttttcatgaTTCTTCAGGTTTTACGCCGTTACGCTCTGCTGCAAGAGATCGTATGGTTGAGTAATATGATATCAAACGCAGCCAACGACGATTTTACAACCGCataatatgtttatatatatatgtataacgtcTTGTAACGtatcatgaaaatttttcgctcacgtgtaattattatacaggatatgaatgaaaaaaaaaagaaataaaaaaaaagatacgaaTATAGAAAGATCTTCGTTATACCTACCGGgttgtatgattttttttttatgtatttctttttcttcacgcGTGAAACGGTTATTGCATAATTTTAATCGACTGGTGTAACGCGCGAGATTATGAAATATTCGAGAAATGACTTTTACTATTTACGAATGTGTTGATGAAACTTTCGCAAagccttatatatatatatacatatacatattctcGATTACCTCTGTTCTTATAAGCGATGTTCTCATGTTATAATTGGAAGGCAATTAAAATGCTAAGACGTAAATAAACTAATTAACGGTAGGATCATTTTTCTTGACCTTTAGAAGGCCGGCCTGGCCTTCTTTTTGGAGTCAGCAGGTAACTTGAAAACTCAATTGGATATGTTGGCtgtttatataaataaatcatgCCTCTCCAAAggttaatttcatttaatcttatattattgtttacttgttcgtttgatttttcactgaaTCGTACTCTTTTGTAcacttattttttataatccgTTTTCTTACGAGGCCGAAAATAGCAGCCAGaattagcagccaaacgttTTAACGTTCATGCGAATAAGGGTATAGTAAagtatgaaaatcaaaattttgttcacaCAACTTGAACCCCAGatacttttatagaattatcAGAATAAAACTGAACTacatttattctatttccaaaaagttgGTCACGTTTGACTGCTAGCTTTTAGGTTCATTGTTTTCTTTCAGTTACAacgtaaaaattgaatcataACTTCGACATGTTTTaagttctttttattttcaaatatcacgccttcaattattcatttgtttaaatacgtatacgtatCTATCTATTGTAATAttgtgtatattgtatatatgcataaatatatGTCGATTGAATATGTCAACATTTATGTGACGTGGAAATACATGATTCGATTTGtcgtgcaataaaaaaaaaaaattgaaaaaaaacaacgattaTCATCACTAGTTTGTTCTTGCTTTGTTCAAACgttatgtacaattttttttttcgctcttttCAGAATTTGATTAACGCTCGTACAGCAAGACGCGAGGGCCTAATTATATCATATAATTAAATGTGATGAAAAACATTGTACTCGTGTGAAAGTAAGATTGAATCTTACttttcaatcgaaaaataccaatctaataaaaaatgtacgtGATTTCTATTTACTTTTATCGTAATAATGCAATGTGTACAGAATCTCGTTATATTATTAGATTCATTGTTAAATTATATTGCTTTCAATGCTATCGTCGTATGACAATTTGTATCGCTATTAACTTTCGAAATATTTGAGTATTACCAGTCGGGTGTATGATTGattttaattcgaaaattataatataaaggatgcattaagaattttttttattggtacTTCTAATTTTTTGGCAGAATTTGTGGAAATGGCTGAAGGAAAATTTAACACAGGTGAAATTCGCCTGGAATTATGCAATTCAGGGTACATTTTACCGATCGGGATTCGATTCATaataaatgattgaaaaaagcGAGGAAATTTGACCAATCttgaaagatgaagaaatTGCGTAAATGCAggtgaattattatcatcCACGATTCCAGGTTAAACAGCCCATCAGACATTTCCATGAATTTTACCGGTATGGTAATTCATCCGTATTATATTTACGCAAAATATGTAGTCAAGTGTTTCGAAAGTTAAACTCTCGAGGAGTTTCCTTCATtttacgtataaaattttacaattaggGATGATGATGCGATATTGTATAGCGTGTAGAGTACGTATTTACGATTGTCATTgtctataaatataaatatacaatataggaatatgtataatttaaaaaataacgataatagtAAATATAttgttgataataataaagataGTGAAACGATCGATTAAAAGTTTAAAAGCACCGCGAAAATTATCCGAAGGATCAAGGTATAAGTATATACAATAATTGATCTTAAGTACAGAATAAAATTAAGTGTATAAGAAAAGAATTTCGAATACGAATAAAACTTTCGTAACTCTATAAGTTAATAAATATCgtacaatattatttattatatacaaatattcatttttatttgtaaaatttttctccaatataaataaaaatttctaatactgtgaaaataaatttccgtAGCACGCGTAATATACATATGGTTACCAAAAAAAAGTTGGTAAAATGTTATATTTGTCGTTGGTTTTTTAAAGTATTTTTTTGTCTCAAGTCTTCCAACTCTCAAgaagataataaataaataggtAAAAGTGACGGAAGAACGAAATGGTAAAATACAGAAATGAAAGTATTTCATGCTTGtctcaaatttgaaatttgaaatgattatCGAGCAATATTTGAATATCCTGTATTGACAGTCTAGTGAAAGAGACTTATAAATATGTAACGATATAGTTGTATAGGTACGTGACGATAGTTAAGAACTTGACGtacaattataaaattataagcAATTATAAGTATACAGAGTATTTCGTTACAAGGAACAAAGTGACCATGTGttgaaaatgagaagaaaaaaagttgctGATCGTAATAacgatgataattataatagtCAAAAGTTACTGGCAGTAATAAAACTGCAACATGCAATTCTGCAGTTATTATAAATCTATATAATACTTGTGGTTGGGAGTATTAAAATGACTAATCCTTGTCCCAAATTAGCTAGTGTGCAAAGTTAtgcatatattgtatataatatatgtatatatatttgaagcTGACTGGACTacttaattattatattaaattccTGGTCAGTAGCGGGTGTTTCTACCCGCATAGAAGCCGATATCCACTTTATATTACGTATTTAATCTCGTTTACTACTTGCACTTGCTTTTACCATCGAGTAACTTTTTCCACAGGTCGAACTGTTCGCTGTATTTAACCATGTGAATGCTGACGCTACGTTGTATGTTACAAGGATTGAAGGGAAttcttttgttgaaaaattcattggcTTGATATCGTTTTATGCCCAGTTTGTGGGCGACGATACCTGTGGTGAATACGTCCTCCAGTTTCAGATAAGTCTGCTTCAAGGATTCGACGTAAAGCTTGGGAACTACGTCGCTCGACAAAAGGTACGCAGGACCAGTCGTGAAGTCTGGAAATCTTTCCGACTTGTACTGGGAGTGAGATACGTAGTACTTGCTCTTCTTGTTCCTGATCGGTTTCCACCTCCGAGCCAAACGACCAAATATCACGTTTCTACTCTTTGAGTGTTTGTTCACAAACGACAATAGCCGTGGCACGTTTATGAACATGTCGTCGTCAGTCTtcaggaaaaatttcaccttaCCGCAGTATTCTTGGACCCATTCGAGCGCCGATATAGTTTTCAGCGTCAGGTTTGAGTACGAGTCGATGAAGTTCCCTCTAATCACGTCTCTGTACATGTCTTCTTCCCTCAACAATACTGTACTTATCTGTTTGTCAGTCGTATCGCCCAGCATGAACATTACGCTCACATCTTTTCTCTGGCCAAAGTGGCCCCAGGTTTGGCGTATCGCTGTTCTCGCTGCGAAGTGTGTCGGTGCTGACATTACAAGGATCACCACTTCCATTTTGGCACCTAAGTTTGGACACTTTTCTGGTATCGACACCGAGTGGCCAGGCTGGTAAATGGCAGCCGCTGAATCATTCCTGACCACCGGCGTAGCGCTTTCACTGGTATTTTGACTTTTCGCTGGCTTCTTGACCGGCGACTGCTCGATGCTCTTAGATACGTTTAATATCATCGAGGATTGCGAGCTGACCAACGACGAAGGTGTTGTCATTTGCTGATAGTTGCTGTCATCGTGCGAAGAGGCGTTGAGCGACGGTGACTCAACTGTTGCATTCTTCACCGACAGTGTTCCTTGCGACTCGCCGCTTGCATTCAGTATCGATCGGACCATGATTCCTGACGACTGAccttgaattgaaaataaacgaaaaataagtCGTAATCGGTCCTCTTTTATCTTCTACTTTgctcgattttttattttttaataggatttcaattttgcaatgtagatcttttttttttccattcttcaTACACAGGCGAGTGTGTCATCATATAATTGTGTTCGTGTAATTTCCGGGTAAAAAAAGGGAGAAATTATAACTTGAATATTGATAATGATATAATTGCGaaacgacatttttttatttgtattcaaattttccgaCAGATTGAGCAAACCATATTACTCGGAAGTGTATCGTGCTGATAACGATTATTCTTATCGAAAGATTATTGCCATAATCGTTTTTACAACAGTTTGCCGATAGagtagagaagaaaaatgatgacatgcagaaaaaaaaaaaaaaccccggTTTTCACGGATAATTCGTGCAGTAGTTAATTTGAAACTCGGGGAAAGTTGATGTTTCCCAATCGCTGTTATCGGTAGAAAACATCGTTTCGGTACCAAATTCCGTTGCATTTGCACTTTCGATACATGCATACGATAGAAACTTGAcaattcgttgattttcaaatatcgaaaGTAGttttggaagaaaattttcaagtattaTTTTCCgttccagatttttttttctttttaaatagATTTCAACCCTTACAAGTGATCcgtgaaaaactaaaataatttgaatcaattaaGCAGGCTCTTGGACTTTGTCGTGACGagattgattttgaaaaaaattcacttaaTTTTCAAGCAACAACGTGTCAATGTTCAATTTGAACCCAGATTATAGACAAAAGAAGAAGTAGAGAACAAACTTTAGCGTCTTTCAAAGGTTGAATTTTTACGGGCAGGAAAATGCCTTGCTCTTGACCAATAGAAATGCCAACAAGGCAAGGAAGCGCCACCTGACGTGTGGACTGATTGCGAGTACAAATGTCCTATTTTATTGGCATTCCTATTGGTCAAAGAGCTAGgcagtaaaatgaaaattcagtgCAATTCGAAACTCGGTGTTCTTTCGTTTCGAATCCTCTGACGCGATGTGTTTGTTTTATAAAAACGGTTAGAAAACAAACGAATCTCACGCGTTGCAACGGATGTGtatatgttttttgttttaaattctttcgtaATTTACTATAAGTTAGAATGGATATTTGAATGTGTGTCATATACTCACTGCTGGTAATCAGCACGGCCATCTGATGAATTTCGTTGGTAGCGGTGTAATAGTAGGCAAAAACCGAGAGGCAAAATAGTCCGAGAATAGTGAACTGCAATGCCCGACCTCGTATATTTACAAACATGTACATGGCGGTGGAATTGTATGTaacatgtacgtatatatacgtgcgGTGAAAGAAACGAAGCGGTATTGAATAAgagtaataatataaaaaaaaaaatcaagtacaATCACTCGATTCGAGAAGCGATTCGTTATTGTTTCGGTGGATCGTTGAAACTGTAACAATAGGAACGGCAGAAGTGCTGCAGTTTATTCGAAATCGCGAAGCGGTATAAAAACAAGCCGACCGCCGTTGCTGCCGACATTCTACGATATATTTCATATCGATATGTAATAATTGCAGTaggttccttttttttttaatttcttttgtgCGTGAATCTTGTTTATACGGTGCAGGGGTTTTCTcttggtttttatttatatgttgTTATTGTTGATACTTTCTCTCGTCGTTTCTCATTCACAATCATCCCGTTTGCGGAATCGACGACGCAGAGCAAACCTGTCACTGAAACACCACCTCCGGCGAACAcgtcattattattcttcGCCCCAGGTAAAAAAATCCAAACCGCACGACGTCTGCATCCAGCCGATGCGAAACCCCTTTTCTCCTTTCCCCCTCCCCACCGACAACACGCCTGAAGTCGCGTGTCCCAcggtgcaaatcgatcgtcgttCGTTTGTTCCGAGTTCCCAGGTTACcactcactcactctctctgtgtctgtctctctctctctctctctctctctctctctctctctctctctctctctctctctctctctctctttctctttctcgtcgTTGACGGCTATCGAATCGAAGATCagggcggcggcggcggcggcggcggcggcggcggcggcgggaaattcgaaattgaatttttgaaaataagcgaaCGTTCGAATTTCAGGAAAGGTGGGCAACTTCACACGGCAAACGATTCACTCCCGGCGTTCGAAATTTCGCGAATTTAACTGCAGACCTGCGGACCTGCGGACCTTCCGCGCTTAGCCGTATCTTGTCTCAAAGTGAACGTGCAACAGCGGGGGTTTCGAACAAGCTGCGGGGACAACTTCTTACTCTCATCGGCCGATTCTCCCTGCACCGCGGAAGCACCGCCTACCTATTCTCCGAAAGCGTAGAGGTATAATACTCGTAGGGTCTCGGTTGGAATAGCTGAATCGTACGTGTGTGAtgactttttaatttttatttttttttttctctttatcatCGTCCTTGACGTCGGATACTTTTTATCTCCACCCCGCCGCCTCTAACACAATCGCAGCTTTTCCAACCTGTTCTGTTAATTACAATCTGAAACTACACGCGTCGATGGAAAccgatcgatttttttattgcaaactTTGGACAGTTGAAATGAGCTGTTCTAAATCcgttgttagttttttttttttttttttgttttttggctgatCGCGGAATTATCGGATTGTTGTTCGCTATTTGACGCCCGCGATgagtttattttatacacctaCACCTTTTCAATCCCGTAGGCAGTTTACGCATCTCGTAAAACTGGAATCTCGAAATTGATTTACCGTCTGGTCGAGTTTCGAAACGCGTCTGCGGATTCTCATAGATGGTAATCGTAAACGTGGTATTAACAACAGGGTCATTCTTTGTCCATTTATCAATCCGGTTTCCCTTGATACTCTGAATTTAGGTTCAACAATTAACTACCGTAAATATGTTGTTCACTTGTGCAATTCCTCTAAATCCTGTCGCAGAATAATTGCCAAATGAGTCTTCAACGGGGGGAACGAATCTTGTATAGATTACAcggatcgaaaaaaaatgtccgtttttttatattttttatcgagttaaataaattttgtttccgTACATCGAATAATagccaaaatctttatttGTTACCTTTAAggtttgtttttctctttttaacgTTGTTAAATAAGTCTTGTAGTTTTTGGTTGAAAGGTAATATGGTCGCCTAttcggaagaaaaaaggaagacgTTTTCACCAAGATGCGATGGAATTTATCGTTATTAACGTTATCAGGGTCAGAGAATAATGAGAGCTTGATGGGAAATTACGTTTCGGGTTTGTTTCCTtacaaaaataagaagaagcgctaaaaataatcattttttaactttgtttATCAACTCTTTTACATTTgtagtttattattaattattatttttgaataaaagtgatttaaatgcaAAACTGAAGTTTGCTTGgttgttatttacaataaatgtttgagaaaataggtaaattaaaaaagaaatttgaaatatcctTCCGGTTTCTACAAAAACAAACGTTAtctaatgaaaatattttttttccatttattaGTTACttagaaaaaatcaaaatttttgctatAGATACGAGGTGCTTCTTTTTTACATTCGACTTGTCATTTAACGCCTGATGTACGCCTCCCACTCCGATCAAGATTGATAACGTGTAATTAATCAGTAGACTTAAACGGATTAACcgattttatttacattttctttAAGAACGTTCTTCCTTTATCTCTCCCAACATCGTATCGAGTGGCAAtacgtaataaaaatgattgatttTCACCGCGATTCAAGCGAGGAATTTGCCTTAATCCGAATTCCGTGAATCGACGGATTGATAAAAGTATAACGTATGTATTTACGTACGAACATGTGTTCGCGATAAATGGCTAGACGGTGAAACAAGTTTTTCGTATTATTAACCAGTGTCACGCACGTATCTCTCGATTAACGTTTATCGGTTGATTATCGCGAAACTGAGtcactcgattaatcgatcacCGATTGCAATGCCCGTGATACATCGAATGATTTGCATTTTccagtattttttcaaacaaacatTTTCATCCTTCGTATCTTTCTCCGACTGTACAGGTAGGCACCTAAATAAATACAGGAATACGTAGGAGGATATTTTAGGTAAAAGTTCGTCTGGGAAGGTCATTTATTGacacttgaa belongs to Neodiprion lecontei isolate iyNeoLeco1 chromosome 5, iyNeoLeco1.1, whole genome shotgun sequence and includes:
- the LOC107221908 gene encoding beta-1,3-galactosyltransferase 5 translates to MYMFVNIRGRALQFTILGLFCLSVFAYYYTATNEIHQMAVLITSSQSSGIMVRSILNASGESQGTLSVKNATVESPSLNASSHDDSNYQQMTTPSSLVSSQSSMILNVSKSIEQSPVKKPAKSQNTSESATPVVRNDSAAAIYQPGHSVSIPEKCPNLGAKMEVVILVMSAPTHFAARTAIRQTWGHFGQRKDVSVMFMLGDTTDKQISTVLLREEDMYRDVIRGNFIDSYSNLTLKTISALEWVQEYCGKVKFFLKTDDDMFINVPRLLSFVNKHSKSRNVIFGRLARRWKPIRNKKSKYYVSHSQYKSERFPDFTTGPAYLLSSDVVPKLYVESLKQTYLKLEDVFTTGIVAHKLGIKRYQANEFFNKRIPFNPCNIQRSVSIHMVKYSEQFDLWKKLLDGKSKCK